In a genomic window of Candidatus Thiothrix sulfatifontis:
- a CDS encoding Txe/YoeB family addiction module toxin, which translates to MKSLVFEGNTWEAYEALRTTDKALHKKLCQILKEMLRGDPAEGIGKPEPLRHGLAGLWSRRLSQRDRVIYRFDDNAIYILALGGHYDDH; encoded by the coding sequence ATGAAATCGTTGGTGTTTGAAGGCAATACGTGGGAAGCCTACGAAGCCTTGCGTACTACCGATAAGGCATTACACAAAAAACTCTGCCAAATACTCAAAGAAATGCTGCGTGGCGATCCAGCCGAGGGCATCGGTAAACCTGAGCCGTTGCGTCATGGTTTAGCGGGTTTATGGTCGCGGCGTTTATCGCAACGTGATCGGGTAATTTACCGTTTCGATGATAATGCCATTTACATTCTCGCCCTTGGTGGGCATTACGACGACCATTGA
- a CDS encoding type II toxin-antitoxin system Phd/YefM family antitoxin, whose protein sequence is MEVMSYSNFREKLASVLDAISNNSTVVKVTRQNGKAAIVMSLEDWERDQETLYVLQNKSLMRQIAESLQTHQAGNGRLANKDILDEIVGV, encoded by the coding sequence ATGGAAGTCATGAGTTATTCCAACTTCCGCGAAAAACTCGCCTCGGTGCTGGATGCCATTAGCAATAATAGTACCGTTGTGAAAGTCACACGACAAAATGGCAAAGCAGCAATTGTGATGAGCCTTGAAGATTGGGAGCGCGATCAAGAAACGCTGTATGTCTTACAGAATAAATCCCTTATGCGCCAAATTGCCGAATCATTACAGACGCATCAAGCAGGCAACGGACGTTTAGCCAACAAGGATATTCTGGATGAAATCGTTGGTGTTTGA
- a CDS encoding ACT domain protein — protein MQASLVLTVLGSDRAGLVKSLAEAVTAHHGNWQESRMVHLAGQFAGLAHVTLPQEHVANLKQALQALQNDGLQILVTHSDAVTSRNIMPLTLELLGHDRPGIIHDITRQLAALNVNIEELESEQRAAPMSSELMFYAHLKLGLPDGVTADDVQGAFEAMPDPLTVDLNFS, from the coding sequence ATGCAAGCCTCACTGGTACTGACTGTTCTTGGCTCTGACCGCGCCGGTCTGGTCAAATCCCTTGCCGAAGCCGTTACCGCCCATCACGGCAACTGGCAGGAAAGCCGCATGGTTCACCTTGCCGGACAATTCGCCGGTCTTGCCCACGTCACCCTGCCGCAAGAACACGTCGCCAATCTCAAACAAGCCCTGCAAGCCTTGCAAAACGACGGCCTGCAAATCTTGGTCACGCACAGTGATGCCGTCACCTCGCGCAATATCATGCCGCTGACCTTGGAGCTGCTCGGACACGACCGCCCCGGCATTATCCACGACATTACCCGTCAACTTGCCGCGCTGAACGTCAATATCGAAGAGCTGGAAAGCGAACAACGCGCCGCGCCAATGTCCAGCGAGCTGATGTTTTACGCCCACCTCAAGCTGGGTTTGCCGGATGGTGTGACGGCAGATGACGTGCAAGGCGCGTTTGAAGCGATGCCTGATCCGCTGACGGTTGACCTCAATTTTAGTTAA
- a CDS encoding HypC/HybG/HupF family hydrogenase formation chaperone, producing the protein MCLGIPGQITELVDLEFLVAKVDIGGVKRDVIITCVVDDEHPAESCIGDWVLVHAGFAMSRLDEEDAARTLALLAELGDMQAEMEIMRQVGASA; encoded by the coding sequence ATGTGCCTCGGCATTCCCGGACAAATCACCGAACTGGTCGATCTTGAATTCCTCGTCGCCAAAGTAGACATTGGCGGGGTAAAACGCGATGTCATTATCACTTGCGTGGTCGATGACGAGCATCCGGCAGAAAGCTGCATCGGCGATTGGGTATTGGTACACGCAGGTTTCGCGATGAGCCGGTTGGATGAGGAGGATGCCGCACGCACGCTGGCTTTGCTGGCAGAATTGGGCGATATGCAGGCGGAGATGGAGATTATGCGGCAAGTAGGGGCTTCCGCATGA
- the hypD gene encoding hydrogenase formation protein HypD, translating to MKYMDEFRDPATAKKLVAEIHKLASTALSQREPLQIMEFCGGHTHTLFKYGIESMLPDNIEMVHGPGCPVCVLPMARVDDCVAIAEQPGVIFTTFGDAMRVPGTRKSLLQAKADGCDVRMVYSPMDALALARKNPEREVVFFALGFETTMPSTALTLLQAHREGLKNFSLFCNHITTPATMRAILTDPDLRLDGFLAPGHVSMVIGTHPYDFVTRDYHKPLVITGFEPLDMLQALWMLVKQFAEGRCEVENQYARIVPEAGNVAGLKAIAEVYETREHSEFRGLGNIGDAGIQIREAYAAYDAEKKFGLPFDFAQGAVGYDPEHLKCADVLRGVIKPWECPAFAKTCNPQNPLGALMVSPEGSCAAYYAYGKLAKRKETA from the coding sequence ATGAAATACATGGACGAATTCCGTGACCCTGCGACCGCCAAGAAATTGGTGGCGGAAATCCACAAGTTGGCTTCGACTGCGCTCAGCCAACGGGAACCGTTGCAAATCATGGAGTTCTGCGGTGGGCATACGCATACCCTGTTCAAATACGGCATTGAGTCGATGTTGCCGGACAATATTGAAATGGTGCATGGCCCCGGTTGCCCGGTGTGTGTGTTGCCGATGGCGCGGGTGGATGATTGCGTAGCAATTGCGGAACAGCCCGGCGTGATTTTCACCACGTTTGGCGATGCGATGCGTGTGCCGGGGACGCGCAAAAGCCTGCTGCAAGCCAAAGCGGATGGCTGCGATGTGCGCATGGTGTATTCGCCGATGGATGCGCTGGCGCTTGCCCGCAAAAATCCTGAGCGCGAAGTGGTGTTTTTTGCGCTAGGGTTTGAAACTACCATGCCTAGCACCGCGCTGACCTTATTGCAGGCACACCGCGAAGGACTGAAAAACTTTTCGCTGTTCTGTAATCACATCACCACGCCTGCGACGATGCGGGCAATCCTCACCGACCCCGATTTGCGGCTGGATGGTTTCCTCGCACCCGGTCACGTCAGCATGGTCATCGGCACTCACCCCTATGATTTTGTGACCCGCGATTACCACAAGCCGTTGGTGATTACCGGCTTTGAACCGCTCGATATGTTGCAAGCCTTGTGGATGCTGGTGAAACAGTTTGCCGAAGGGCGTTGCGAGGTCGAAAACCAGTATGCGCGGATTGTGCCGGAGGCGGGCAATGTTGCGGGGTTGAAAGCGATTGCCGAGGTTTACGAAACGCGGGAGCACAGCGAGTTTCGCGGCTTGGGGAATATTGGCGATGCGGGTATCCAGATTCGGGAGGCGTATGCGGCTTACGATGCGGAGAAGAAGTTTGGTTTGCCCTTCGACTTCGCTCAGGGCGCGGTTGGGTATGACCCCGAACACCTTAAGTGTGCGGATGTATTGCGTGGGGTGATAAAACCGTGGGAATGCCCGGCGTTTGCGAAGACGTGTAATCCGCAGAATCCGTTGGGGGCGTTGATGGTGTCGCCGGAGGGTTCGTGCGCGGCGTATTACGCCTACGGCAAACTGGCAAAACGTAAGGAAACTGCATGA
- the hypE gene encoding hydrogenase expression/formation protein HypE: MNLTGTITLAHGSGGRAMHQLVDDLIRRTFSNPLLEEGEDQARIPLAELVAQGDRLAFTTDSYVITPLEFPGGNIGTLAINGTVNDLAVGGAKPLYLSCGFIIEEGLPLETFARILQSMRLAADEAGVQIVTGDTKVVQRGGADKLFINTAGVGVIPAGFNPSAGSAQVGDVVIVNGWLGDHGAAILNARGDLALEADIESDCAPLNALVEAMFAVCPDIHCLRDATRGGLATVLNEFAERSNVDMVLKEEALPIRTPVRGMCEILGLDPLYLANEGKLVAVVPAAAAQAVLAAMQRIPAGYHACIIGEVVEGDGHVILQTAFGGERIVDMLPGEQLPRIC, encoded by the coding sequence ATGAATCTCACCGGCACAATCACCCTCGCCCACGGCAGCGGCGGACGCGCCATGCACCAACTGGTCGATGACCTAATACGCCGCACTTTCAGTAATCCGCTGTTGGAAGAGGGCGAAGATCAGGCGCGTATTCCGCTGGCAGAATTGGTTGCGCAAGGCGACCGCCTAGCCTTCACCACCGATTCTTATGTCATCACCCCGCTGGAATTTCCCGGTGGCAATATCGGCACGCTCGCCATCAATGGCACGGTCAACGACTTGGCGGTTGGAGGCGCAAAGCCGCTGTACTTGAGTTGCGGTTTCATTATCGAAGAAGGTTTGCCGCTGGAAACCTTTGCCCGCATTTTGCAATCCATGCGCTTGGCGGCGGATGAGGCAGGTGTGCAAATCGTCACGGGTGATACCAAAGTGGTGCAACGCGGCGGGGCGGATAAGCTGTTTATCAATACGGCTGGCGTGGGCGTAATTCCCGCAGGTTTCAACCCCTCCGCTGGCAGTGCGCAAGTGGGCGATGTGGTGATCGTCAACGGCTGGTTGGGTGATCATGGCGCGGCAATCCTGAATGCGCGGGGCGATTTGGCGTTGGAGGCGGATATTGAATCCGATTGCGCTCCGTTGAATGCGCTGGTGGAGGCGATGTTTGCGGTTTGCCCCGACATCCATTGCTTGCGCGATGCGACGCGTGGCGGCTTGGCGACGGTGCTGAATGAATTTGCGGAACGTTCCAACGTCGATATGGTGTTGAAGGAAGAGGCTTTGCCGATCCGTACCCCGGTGCGCGGCATGTGCGAAATTCTGGGTTTAGACCCGCTGTATTTGGCAAATGAAGGCAAGCTGGTTGCCGTTGTTCCGGCAGCGGCGGCGCAAGCGGTGTTGGCGGCGATGCAGCGCATTCCCGCAGGCTATCACGCTTGCATTATCGGCGAGGTGGTGGAAGGCGACGGGCATGTGATCTTGCAAACCGCTTTCGGCGGGGAACGGATTGTGGATATGCTGCCGGGAGAGCAATTACCGCGCATTTGCTAA